In a genomic window of Campylobacter concisus:
- the galU gene encoding UTP--glucose-1-phosphate uridylyltransferase GalU, translated as MIQTCLFPAAGYGTRFLPATKSLPKEMLPILTKPLIHYGVDEALEAGMDNMAFVTGRGKRALEDYFDISYELEKEIAGSSKESLLSEVRNLMNSCTFSFTRQNAMKGLGHAIYTGKTLVRDEAFGVILADDLCINENGEGVLSQMVKIYEKYRCSVVAVMEVPKEQTKSYGVVSGRFIEDDLIMVDDMVEKPDPAEAPTNLAIIGRYILTPDIFNILERTKPGKNGEIQITDALKTQAKDGMVIAYKFKGKRFDCGSIDGFVEATNFFYERSK; from the coding sequence ATGATACAAACTTGCCTATTTCCAGCGGCTGGATACGGAACGAGGTTTTTGCCAGCTACAAAATCGCTCCCAAAAGAGATGTTGCCGATACTTACAAAACCGCTCATTCACTACGGCGTTGATGAGGCACTTGAGGCTGGCATGGATAATATGGCCTTTGTCACAGGACGCGGGAAAAGGGCGCTTGAGGACTATTTTGACATCAGCTACGAGCTAGAAAAAGAGATCGCAGGTAGCTCAAAAGAGTCTTTGCTTAGCGAAGTTAGAAATTTAATGAACTCATGCACATTTTCATTTACTAGGCAAAATGCTATGAAAGGGCTTGGACACGCCATTTATACGGGCAAAACGCTAGTTCGAGATGAAGCATTTGGAGTCATTTTGGCAGATGATCTATGTATAAATGAAAATGGTGAGGGCGTGCTTTCACAAATGGTTAAAATTTATGAAAAGTATCGTTGTAGCGTAGTTGCAGTAATGGAAGTGCCAAAAGAGCAGACCAAGTCTTACGGCGTCGTAAGTGGTAGGTTTATAGAAGATGATCTTATAATGGTCGATGATATGGTTGAAAAGCCTGATCCTGCCGAGGCTCCGACAAATTTGGCGATAATCGGACGCTACATCCTAACGCCAGATATTTTTAACATCTTAGAGCGAACAAAGCCAGGTAAAAACGGCGAAATTCAGATCACAGACGCGCTAAAAACGCAGGCAAAAGATGGTATGGTGATAGCTTATAAATTTAAGGGCAAGAGGTTTGACTGCGGCAGTATCGATGGCTTTGTCGAGGCTACAAATTTCTTTTACGAGCGCAGTAAATGA
- a CDS encoding IMPACT family protein: MQTIDRIFKAQLDIKKSNFLAFLCPISEFKSLHERLKEEHFKAVHVVWATRELNKYGQIVENQSDDGEPKGTSGQPSLNALRGAELINVGVLIVRYFGGIKLGTGGLVRAYSGAVNEVINEAIKDSGVMKFEIKDEIKFFTPFSLMSRFEHYFATTNLSEFEREFNDTGAIWSVNLNEAEFAELFKFCKEFEASEFKFLALALSSKSLFAHQS, encoded by the coding sequence TTGCAGACAATTGATAGGATTTTTAAAGCCCAGCTTGATATAAAAAAGTCAAATTTTTTGGCATTTTTGTGCCCGATAAGCGAATTTAAAAGTTTGCATGAACGCCTAAAAGAGGAGCATTTTAAGGCCGTTCATGTAGTTTGGGCAACAAGGGAATTAAACAAATACGGACAAATCGTTGAAAATCAAAGTGATGACGGCGAGCCAAAGGGCACTAGCGGTCAGCCAAGCCTAAACGCGCTAAGGGGTGCTGAGCTAATAAATGTTGGTGTCTTGATAGTCAGGTATTTTGGCGGGATAAAGCTTGGCACTGGAGGACTTGTAAGAGCCTACTCTGGGGCTGTAAATGAGGTGATAAATGAGGCCATAAAAGATAGTGGCGTGATGAAATTTGAGATAAAAGATGAGATCAAATTTTTTACGCCATTCTCACTGATGAGCCGCTTTGAGCACTATTTTGCCACTACAAATTTAAGCGAGTTTGAAAGAGAATTTAATGACACTGGAGCGATCTGGAGCGTAAATTTAAACGAGGCTGAGTTTGCCGAGCTATTTAAATTTTGCAAAGAATTTGAAGCAAGCGAGTTTAAATTTTTAGCCCTTGCGCTTAGTAGCAAGAGCTTATTCGCTCATCAAAGCTAA
- the lgt gene encoding prolipoprotein diacylglyceryl transferase, with product MEIWNDIYNHFNPVAFSIFGFSVHWYGLMYILALVLALAMAKYLVKKDKITISNQLLDNYFFWVEIGVILGARLGWVLVYSGEVSYYLTQPWQIFNPFHNGEFIGIRGMSYHGAVVGFLLATYLFCKRYKQNLWQLLDLCAVCIPFGYTFGRVGNFLNQELFGRVTDVPWAINVFGQPRHPSQLYEAFLEGLVIFIILFLYRKFKKFNGELIALYAIFYTFARFVCEFFREPDSGLGFIVFDLSMGQILSLIMCSFGIFVYIMLFKRFTKI from the coding sequence ATGGAAATTTGGAACGACATTTATAACCACTTTAATCCAGTAGCCTTTAGTATCTTTGGCTTTAGCGTGCACTGGTATGGGCTTATGTATATTTTAGCCCTTGTTTTGGCGCTTGCCATGGCAAAGTATCTCGTTAAAAAAGATAAAATCACAATCTCAAATCAGCTCTTGGATAACTACTTTTTTTGGGTTGAAATAGGCGTTATTTTAGGCGCTAGGCTTGGCTGGGTTTTAGTCTATTCAGGCGAAGTAAGCTACTACTTGACACAACCTTGGCAAATTTTTAATCCATTTCATAACGGCGAGTTTATAGGAATTCGTGGCATGAGTTACCACGGAGCAGTAGTTGGCTTTTTGCTTGCGACATATCTATTTTGCAAAAGGTATAAACAAAATTTATGGCAGCTACTTGATCTTTGTGCCGTTTGCATACCTTTTGGCTATACATTTGGCAGGGTCGGAAATTTCTTAAATCAAGAGCTTTTTGGGCGAGTTACGGATGTGCCTTGGGCGATAAATGTTTTTGGCCAGCCAAGGCATCCTAGCCAACTTTATGAGGCATTCTTAGAAGGTTTAGTTATTTTTATTATTTTATTTTTATATAGGAAATTTAAGAAATTTAATGGCGAGCTGATCGCACTTTATGCCATTTTTTACACCTTTGCAAGATTTGTTTGCGAATTCTTTAGAGAGCCTGATTCTGGGCTTGGTTTTATTGTTTTTGATCTTTCAATGGGACAAATTTTATCGCTTATTATGTGTAGCTTTGGAATTTTTGTTTATATTATGCTTTTTAAGAGATTTACGAAAATTTAA